In Citrus sinensis cultivar Valencia sweet orange chromosome 3, DVS_A1.0, whole genome shotgun sequence, the sequence tgcttaataaaatttattatctgtGTTGGTCTTGGCAGAAACGATACACAAACAGGCCCATAATTGAGTTTGAGATTGCTGCTCAGGAGCAAATGAAAATAACTGAATTACGTCTGGCAAAGCTCTTCTCAGCTAAAGCAAAAGCTTCTTCTGCAACTTTCCAGTATTCTGCAACTGCAAAAACAGCAGAAGGTACCCTTTTACCATCAATCAAGCAGGGCTTTTTATTTGGTCACTACATTTAATTGTTAGGAAACAAGCAACTAATGCATGGATAGACGATATTATGGACCTTTAATTCTCCCTGTCTCCCCCCTGAAAAAGTAGGTAATCTTTGCTTGCACTTGCTCTACAGATGCAATTTAGTTTCTGATCCcttagattaaatttattttctctccgTCATGcaataagcaaataaaatttgtttggaACACATACATTATTCATTCTGTGTATCAACTGTTCTGATTATGTAGAATCAAGTTTGCTGTCcagggaagaaaaaaaatggaaaaatggaGATGAAgggaaaaatatgaaaatttatttttgaacagACAAATTCTGAATTGGATTAAGTGTCACTGCCCCTATTTAGTATTGTGGTTGGACAACTatagcttaaaagttataacactaaaatgtttggtaaacattTGCTAATGTGGCTTAGAAGATGAGTTGATTTGATTGCATACTTTATCATGAAAAGCCTAAAATATCTGtgctatttttgttaaaattattatttaaaacatatttatcACACACtaacagtttttatttcataattctaGCTATAGCTTTTTTTCCATTGCAGCCGTGGCATAAAAGTTACACCATCTTAATACCAAACAAAACTTTAGTACAGACCATcgatttaaagaaaattaaatgattaaacTGAGTTTGAGTAATAATAGGGAGCAGCGTTGGTGTTTAGCGGGTGAGGTTTCTCATCCccatccaatttttttttttaaggacttgatattttttgtttctagcATTTTTTTCCTGAATTGTTACCAACTACCCTAATGTTTCgataaatgttaattttttctttttccttgttcAATCTAGAAGATCGTGTGAGCATCATAGAAGGACACCTATGTGCTTCTACTGAAGCTTCAGCAgggaaaatatctcaaatccCTACAAGAACTCGACTACCAATTACAACACATGTCTTGGATGTTTCTCAAGGGTCTCCAGCTGCGGGTGTTGAGGTACGTTTGGAAATGTGGAAGGGCATCCAACCACGTCCCCTCTTTGGCGAAACAGATGTCAGTGGGTGGGTGTACCAGGGGTCTTCAACTACAAATAAAGATGGACGATGTGGTCAATTGATGGGCATGATTGAAGACTTGAACCCTGGATTTTACAAGATAACTTTCAACACTGGTAAATACTGTCCAGAAGGATTTTTTCCCTATGTTTCTATTGTGTTTGAGATCAGGGAGTCACAAAAGCGAGAACATTTTCATGTTCCTCTGCTGCTCTCACCATTCTCATTCACTACCTATCGTGGAAGCTAGAATTGTATGGTTGGTTTGTTGACTAATAGAAACATTGTGTGCTTGTGTTGCAAATATTCAATAGGGTTGGTCATGGCTGTGGTTATGTGGTTTAATTTAGCCATTGTTatttattgaacaaaaaaaaaaaagatgttattttaagattttagaatttttttatttaggtattttgatgttttctatttttaattagagtcAATTATGATGTGTTTTaggtttttattttcagtatAACTTGGAGAAGTGGGTTTACCCTATTATAAATAAGGAGGTCttgttattgttttcataGGGTCAAGATTCTCTCCTGATCTGATTATATTctgagaaaataaatcaattgttaattggttgttaataaataaaaaaataaaagaagttaaattttacCTATACACTACCACTAAAGAATACATGacaaaagatttttaaaagctCAGTAGAGTTCAGATCAGGAGAGGATCATAttccttttttaataatttcttttggaactagctattgaaatttttattgtagagTTGTGTGGATCATAAGGTCATTGAATCTCgcttaaaatattatcaaaattcatTGAGTCATTTGTATTAGAACAAGATTTAATCATGCTTCGAATACAGCGTAATCTAATCGCTTAGGTTTGATTTAGTACTAAAACGATATTTAGTGTTTATTTACCCATTAATCTACTTTCGTTATCTTGTTATGTCAATTGgtattataaaagttttgtGTTAGTTACACTGTTTTCTGGCTATTTACATTCATCTCATTGAATCCaccaatgaaataaaaaaatcaaaaattccCAAATAAAACTCTAGCCGCCACCTCAGCTGTCGTCGCTTCGACCATTGCTGTCATTCAGCCCACCACCAGAATAACCATTAGTCGATGACCAAAACCCTTGCCATCACACTCGGATTTTCCCCGCCATAAATCACCAATTCACCACAGCAACCCTCCAAACCTGCAAGCTTCATCACTCAACCCGCAATCGTTTAGTTACCTTTACCGTCGATTGACAGTTTGACACCACTAACACCCTCCCCTTTAGCCGCACATCAAGAGcaaccatcatcatcacccGTCATTGCTGCAATCTTTGTCGCAAAACGCCACCTCACCACCACGTGCCGCTGCTACGTCAAGTCATTTTTCCAACCAAATGATTGCGATTCTGATCAATCTTTAGCTACCGTTGCGTTTATCGTGATTATATCTACTATATCTAACCCTCACCACTCCAAATCACAAGCACCAATTGTCGACAACACCAAACGTTGAAAATTAGGTTATTTATGGTTTTGTCATTAGTTGTATTTTTATACTATGTTTACTTATTTGAGTGGGAGTGAGAAGTGAATTCCTCTCACttaaatgtttatttaaaGGAGGAGTGAAAATCCTACCATATGAGCTCCACTTATTTTTCGAGTGACGATTGACGAGTGAGATTTCTACTTTCATATTGGAGGTGGGAGTAGATTCCTAGTTCCTACTCCCCTccattttttacttttattttattaaatttaatataattatatttaataaaataaaataaataatatcatatttatttaaataatattattatattattttataaattatatttaataataatattattattaaacttctttaaatataatattattttattaaattaaaaataacaatattatgtttatttaatattaataattaataataataaatagtttattctaagaaaatattaattttg encodes:
- the LOC102628757 gene encoding uric acid degradation bifunctional protein TTL isoform X1 — translated: MEEMMVVLDEEELLGCCGSTKFAKEMASASPFASLNQAVSAARHIWFNLVDVNGWLDAFSAHPQIGQSPSSQWSKAEQSTALATANESSSQELSDWNNRYRLRFGFIFIICASGRTAAEILAELKKRYTNRPIIEFEIAAQEQMKITELRLAKLFSAKAKASSATFQYSATAKTAEEDRVSIIEGHLCASTEASAGKISQIPTRTRLPITTHVLDVSQGSPAAGVEVRLEMWKGIQPRPLFGETDVSGWVYQGSSTTNKDGRCGQLMGMIEDLNPGFYKITFNTGKYCPEGFFPYVSIVFEIRESQKREHFHVPLLLSPFSFTTYRGS
- the LOC102628757 gene encoding uric acid degradation bifunctional protein TTL isoform X2; protein product: MEEMMVVLDEEELLGCCGSTKFAKEMASASPFASLNQAVSAARHIWFNLVDVNGWLDAFSAHPQIGQSPSSQWSKAEQSTALATANESSSQELSDWNNRYRLRFGFIFIICASGRTAAEILAELKKRYTNRPIIEFEIAAQEQMKITELRLAKLFSAKAKASSATFQYSATAKTAEDRVSIIEGHLCASTEASAGKISQIPTRTRLPITTHVLDVSQGSPAAGVEVRLEMWKGIQPRPLFGETDVSGWVYQGSSTTNKDGRCGQLMGMIEDLNPGFYKITFNTGKYCPEGFFPYVSIVFEIRESQKREHFHVPLLLSPFSFTTYRGS